Proteins found in one Salvia splendens isolate huo1 chromosome 10, SspV2, whole genome shotgun sequence genomic segment:
- the LOC121750150 gene encoding uncharacterized protein LOC121750150, with protein MDSGCSASSPSELSNASATSGGSGGDGGASKFLANLPSRGNFSSTVLSSCLGGARVYICYRDTSPPDNQVIRTNQTNILIRSLMLMKQKGDSGSKDGKGAGSSQGSRKRAAEKSLDGKDVGKKAMFSTQHGSSQELQSLTVDKLRALLRDKGLSATGRKDELIARLRGVNG; from the exons ATGGATAGTGGCTGTTCCGCGTCCTCGCCCTCTGAATTGAGCAATGCTTCCGCTACCTCCGGTGGAAGCGGCGGCGATGGCGGCGCTTCCAAGTTCCTTGCCAACCTCCCCTCTCGCGGCAACTTCTCCTCGACCGTTCTCTCCTCTTGCTTG GGAGGGGCACGTGTTTACATTTGTTATCGTGATACATCACCTCCAG ATAACCAGGTTATAAGAACAAACCAGACGAATATACTGATCAGATCTCTTATGCTTATGAAACAAAAGGGTGATTCGGGTTCAAAAGATGGGAAAGGAGCTGGTTCAAGTCAGGGCTCAAGAAAAAG GGCTGCTGAGAAATCTTTGGATGGTAAAGATGTTGGAAAGAAAGCAATGTTTAGCACTCAGCATGGTTCTTCTCAAG AACTGCAGAGCTTGACAGTAGATAAACTTCGTGCTCTGCTTAGAGATAAAGGGCTTTCAGCGACAGGGAGAAAG GACGAGTTGATTGCTCGCTTAAGAGGTGTGAATGGCTAG